One window from the genome of Crassostrea angulata isolate pt1a10 chromosome 2, ASM2561291v2, whole genome shotgun sequence encodes:
- the LOC128173593 gene encoding uncharacterized protein LOC128173593 produces MQSFEKEEKSNGNVQFVLKESTRYARGQYAIQLSYYKGKVYLHLQDNNNGKQVSLPDDVFETMNNQYFTINKAVDEIKKSNQGPPSPELLVMTPRKKKRVVDLDGDDEF; encoded by the exons ATGCAGTCatttgaaaaagaagaaaagagcAACGGGAATGTACAGTTTGTGCTGAAAGAGTCTACAAGATATGCCAGAGGACAGTATGCCATCCAACTGTCCTACTACAAAGGGAAGGTGTATTTGCATTTGCAGG ACAACAACAACGGTAAACAGGTGTCACTCCCAGACGACGTTTTTGAAACTATGAACAATCAATACTTCACAATAAATAAAGCGGTGGATGAAATCAAGAAGTCCAATCAAGGACCACCTAGCCCGGAACTG CTTGTGATGACACCACGCAAAAAGAAGCGAGTGGTGGATTTAGACGGAGATGATGAGTTCTAA
- the LOC128173569 gene encoding uncharacterized protein LOC128173569 has translation MTVLDLSKLFMYQFHYGYVKKQYGDRATLLMTDTDSLFYKFQTEDLYQDMVQNKELFDTSNYPQNHFLYSETNKKVVGKMKDETGGYPVKEFVGLRAKMYSFLIHDEKETQIKKAKGITKAIVAKELTHLHYKNCLFEQQRCRHKMQNIRSDNHILYLKSINKISLSPFDDKRWWLAPF, from the exons ATGACTGTTTTAGACCTCTCCAAACTATTCATGTATCAATTTCATTATGGATATGTCAAAAAACAGTATGGTGACAGGGCAACTTTGCTGATGACTGATACTGACTCCTTGTTTTACAAGTTTCAAACGGAAGATTTGTATCAAGACATGGttcaaaataaagagttatttgATACATCCAACTACCCACAGAACCATTTCCTTTATAGCGAGACAAACAAGAAAGTAGTTGGGAAAATGAAAGACGAAACCGGTG GGTATCCCGTAAAAGAATTTGTGGGACTGAGAGCtaaaatgtattcatttttgattcaCGACGAGAAAGAAACGCAGATAAAAAAGGCAAAGGGAATTACCAAAGCTATCGTCGCCAAGGAATTAACCCATCTTCATTACAAGAATTGTCTTTTTGAACAACAACGATGTCGACATAAGATGCAGAACATTCGTAGTGACAATCATATCTTATATCTAAAGTctatcaataaaatatcattgtcGCCTTTCGATGATAAACGATGGTGGTTAGCTCCATTTTGA